The following coding sequences lie in one Xiphias gladius isolate SHS-SW01 ecotype Sanya breed wild chromosome 24, ASM1685928v1, whole genome shotgun sequence genomic window:
- the LOC120785990 gene encoding replication protein A 32 kDa subunit-like isoform X5, translating into MWNQGVCSQSTDGIISHKAVVSKKSTLQILPCTVSQLLSARQVSNDTFAISDWELNQVSAVGVIRGFFPFVTNIQYSVDDMTGPPLNVKQWVNTEDCALMTFASPGTYVKVTGNLRSFSVLDVNMNTTLSSLPGRCSGGNPDGILPNGLSSIQGQVLHVIRNFPDRDDGISFHDLKTQLDYLSMIDIRSSLAFLINEGHVFSTIDEHHFKSTEP; encoded by the exons atgtgGAACCAA GGAGTTTGCAGTCAGTCTACTGATGGAATCATTAGCCACAAAGCAGTGGTATCaaag AAATCAACTCTTCAGATTTTGCCTTGCACAGTGTCTCAGCTTCTGTCTGCTCGTCAAGTCAGCAATGATACCTTTGCAATCAGTGACTGGGAACTCAACCAG GTGTCCGCTGTGGGAGTCATCAGAGGATTTTTTCCCTTTGTGACCAACATCCAGTACTCTGTGGATGACATGACTGGTCCACCTTTAAATGTGAAGCAGTGGGTTAATACAGAG GACTGTGCACTGATGACATTTGCTTCTCCTGGAACATATGTGAAGGTTACAGGAAATCTACGCAGTTTCAGC GTGCTCGACGTGAATATGAATACCACTCTTTCCTCGCTGCCTGGAAGGTGCAGTGGTGGAAATCCTGACGGCATTTTACCAAATGGATTGTCCTCCATCCAGGGCCAG GTGTTGCATGTAATCAGGAATTTCCCTGACCGTGATGATGGCATCAGTTTCCATGACCTGAAGACACAGCTGGACTACCTCAGTATGATTGACATCAG ATCTTCTTTGGCTTTTCTCATAAATGAAGGCCATGTCTTCTCTACCATCGATGAGCATCATTTTAAGTCAACAGAACCTTAG
- the LOC120785990 gene encoding replication protein A 32 kDa subunit-like isoform X1 — MWNQGVCSQSTDGIISHKAVVSKKSTLQILPCTVSQLLSARQVSNDTFAISDWELNQVSAVGVIRGFFPFVTNIQYSVDDMTGPPLNVKQWVNTEDCALMTFASPGTYVKVTGNLRSFSGQRSLLSINIRCIKDLNEITSHMLEVVQAHMQLFGKVLDVNMNTTLSSLPGRCSGGNPDGILPNGLSSIQGQVLHVIRNFPDRDDGISFHDLKTQLDYLSMIDIRSSLAFLINEGHVFSTIDEHHFKSTEP, encoded by the exons atgtgGAACCAA GGAGTTTGCAGTCAGTCTACTGATGGAATCATTAGCCACAAAGCAGTGGTATCaaag AAATCAACTCTTCAGATTTTGCCTTGCACAGTGTCTCAGCTTCTGTCTGCTCGTCAAGTCAGCAATGATACCTTTGCAATCAGTGACTGGGAACTCAACCAG GTGTCCGCTGTGGGAGTCATCAGAGGATTTTTTCCCTTTGTGACCAACATCCAGTACTCTGTGGATGACATGACTGGTCCACCTTTAAATGTGAAGCAGTGGGTTAATACAGAG GACTGTGCACTGATGACATTTGCTTCTCCTGGAACATATGTGAAGGTTACAGGAAATCTACGCAGTTTCAGC ggtcaaaggtcattgCTGTCAATAAATATCCGTTGCATCAAGGACCTGAATGAGATCACATCCCACATGTTGGAAGTGGTGCAAGCCCATATGCAGCTTTTTGGAAAG GTGCTCGACGTGAATATGAATACCACTCTTTCCTCGCTGCCTGGAAGGTGCAGTGGTGGAAATCCTGACGGCATTTTACCAAATGGATTGTCCTCCATCCAGGGCCAG GTGTTGCATGTAATCAGGAATTTCCCTGACCGTGATGATGGCATCAGTTTCCATGACCTGAAGACACAGCTGGACTACCTCAGTATGATTGACATCAG ATCTTCTTTGGCTTTTCTCATAAATGAAGGCCATGTCTTCTCTACCATCGATGAGCATCATTTTAAGTCAACAGAACCTTAG
- the pdik1l gene encoding serine/threonine-protein kinase pdik1l, with protein sequence MVSSQPKYELIQEVGRGSYGVVYEAVVKRTGARVAVKKIRCHSPENVELALREFWALSSIQSQHPNVIHLEECILQRDQLAQRMNHGSSSPLYLELVETSLKGEITFDPCCAYYLWFVMDFCDGGDMNAYLLSRKPSRKTNTSFMLQLGSALAFLHRNQIIHRDLKPDNILISQACTSAGSSEPTLKVADFGLSKVCSTSGLNPEEPASVNKCFLSTACGTDFYMAPEVWEGHYTAKADIFALGVIIWAMVERITFVDVETQKELLGSYVQQGSEIVPLGEALLENPKMELLIPARKKSMNSHMKQLIREMLSANPQERPDAFELELRLVRIACRELDWDT encoded by the exons ATGGTAAGCAGCCAGCCGAAATACGAGCTGATCCAGGAGGTGGGGCGTGGCAGTTACGGCGTGGTCTATGAGGCAGTAGTGAAGCGCACAGGGGCCCGGGTGGCGGTGAAAAAGATCCGCTGCCACTCTCCAGAGAATGTGGAGCTGGCCCTGCGGGAGTTCTGGGCCCTGAGCAGCATCCAAAGCCAGCACCCAAACGTCATCCACCTGGAGGAGTGTATCCTGCAGCGGGACCAGCtggcccagaggatgaaccatGGTTCCAGCTCCCCGCTCTACCTGGAG CTGGTGGAGACGTCTCTTAAAGGCGAGATCACTTTTGACCCGTGCTGTGCCTACTACTTGTGGTTCGTTATGGACTTCTGTGATGGGGGTGACATGAACGCCTACCTGCTATCCCGCAAGCCAAGTCGCAAGACCAACACCAGCTTCATGCTGCAGCTGGGCAGTGCCCTGGCCTTCCTGCACCGCAACCAGATCATACACCGTGACCTCAAACCGGACAACATCCTCATCTCCCAGGCCTGCACATCAGCCGGATCATCTGAGCCCACCCTCAAAGTGGCTGACTTTGGCCTGAGCAAGGTCTGCTCCACCTCCGGGCTCAACCCAGAGGAGCCAGCCAGTGTCAACAAGTGCTTCTTGTCCACAGCTTGTGGAACAGACTTTTACATGGCCCCAGAGGTCTGGGAGGGCCACTACACGGCCAAGGCGGATATATTTGCCCTGGGGGTGATTATCTGGGCCATGGTGGAGCGCATCACCTTTGTAGATGTGGAGACTCAGAAGGAGCTGCTGGGGAGCTATGTGCAACAGGGCTCAGAGATTGTACCCTTAGGGGAGGCCCTGTTAGAGAACCCAAAGATGGAGCTGCTGATCCCTGCCAGGAAAAAGAGCATGAACAGCCACATGAAGCAGCTTATCAGGGAGATGCTGTCGGCCAACCCTCAGGAACGGCCCGATGCCTTTGAACTAGAGCTCAGACTGGTCCGTATTGCCTGCAGAGAGCTGGACTGGGACACGTGA
- the LOC120785990 gene encoding replication protein A 32 kDa subunit-like isoform X3, producing MWNQGVCSQSTDGIISHKAVVSKKSTLQILPCTVSQLLSARQVSNDTFAISDWELNQVSAVGVIRGFFPFVTNIQYSVDDMTGPPLNDCALMTFASPGTYVKVTGNLRSFSGQRSLLSINIRCIKDLNEITSHMLEVVQAHMQLFGKVLDVNMNTTLSSLPGRCSGGNPDGILPNGLSSIQGQVLHVIRNFPDRDDGISFHDLKTQLDYLSMIDIRSSLAFLINEGHVFSTIDEHHFKSTEP from the exons atgtgGAACCAA GGAGTTTGCAGTCAGTCTACTGATGGAATCATTAGCCACAAAGCAGTGGTATCaaag AAATCAACTCTTCAGATTTTGCCTTGCACAGTGTCTCAGCTTCTGTCTGCTCGTCAAGTCAGCAATGATACCTTTGCAATCAGTGACTGGGAACTCAACCAG GTGTCCGCTGTGGGAGTCATCAGAGGATTTTTTCCCTTTGTGACCAACATCCAGTACTCTGTGGATGACATGACTGGTCCACCTTTAAAT GACTGTGCACTGATGACATTTGCTTCTCCTGGAACATATGTGAAGGTTACAGGAAATCTACGCAGTTTCAGC ggtcaaaggtcattgCTGTCAATAAATATCCGTTGCATCAAGGACCTGAATGAGATCACATCCCACATGTTGGAAGTGGTGCAAGCCCATATGCAGCTTTTTGGAAAG GTGCTCGACGTGAATATGAATACCACTCTTTCCTCGCTGCCTGGAAGGTGCAGTGGTGGAAATCCTGACGGCATTTTACCAAATGGATTGTCCTCCATCCAGGGCCAG GTGTTGCATGTAATCAGGAATTTCCCTGACCGTGATGATGGCATCAGTTTCCATGACCTGAAGACACAGCTGGACTACCTCAGTATGATTGACATCAG ATCTTCTTTGGCTTTTCTCATAAATGAAGGCCATGTCTTCTCTACCATCGATGAGCATCATTTTAAGTCAACAGAACCTTAG
- the LOC120785990 gene encoding replication protein A 32 kDa subunit-like isoform X6, whose amino-acid sequence MWNQGVCSQSTDGIISHKAVVSKKSTLQILPCTVSQLLSARQVSNDTFAISDWELNQVSAVGVIRGFFPFVTNIQYSVDDMTGPPLNDCALMTFASPGTYVKVTGNLRSFSVLDVNMNTTLSSLPGRCSGGNPDGILPNGLSSIQGQVLHVIRNFPDRDDGISFHDLKTQLDYLSMIDIRSSLAFLINEGHVFSTIDEHHFKSTEP is encoded by the exons atgtgGAACCAA GGAGTTTGCAGTCAGTCTACTGATGGAATCATTAGCCACAAAGCAGTGGTATCaaag AAATCAACTCTTCAGATTTTGCCTTGCACAGTGTCTCAGCTTCTGTCTGCTCGTCAAGTCAGCAATGATACCTTTGCAATCAGTGACTGGGAACTCAACCAG GTGTCCGCTGTGGGAGTCATCAGAGGATTTTTTCCCTTTGTGACCAACATCCAGTACTCTGTGGATGACATGACTGGTCCACCTTTAAAT GACTGTGCACTGATGACATTTGCTTCTCCTGGAACATATGTGAAGGTTACAGGAAATCTACGCAGTTTCAGC GTGCTCGACGTGAATATGAATACCACTCTTTCCTCGCTGCCTGGAAGGTGCAGTGGTGGAAATCCTGACGGCATTTTACCAAATGGATTGTCCTCCATCCAGGGCCAG GTGTTGCATGTAATCAGGAATTTCCCTGACCGTGATGATGGCATCAGTTTCCATGACCTGAAGACACAGCTGGACTACCTCAGTATGATTGACATCAG ATCTTCTTTGGCTTTTCTCATAAATGAAGGCCATGTCTTCTCTACCATCGATGAGCATCATTTTAAGTCAACAGAACCTTAG
- the LOC120785990 gene encoding replication protein A 32 kDa subunit-like isoform X4 — MWNQVSQLLSARQVSNDTFAISDWELNQVSAVGVIRGFFPFVTNIQYSVDDMTGPPLNVKQWVNTEDCALMTFASPGTYVKVTGNLRSFSGQRSLLSINIRCIKDLNEITSHMLEVVQAHMQLFGKVLDVNMNTTLSSLPGRCSGGNPDGILPNGLSSIQGQVLHVIRNFPDRDDGISFHDLKTQLDYLSMIDIRSSLAFLINEGHVFSTIDEHHFKSTEP; from the exons atgtgGAACCAAG TGTCTCAGCTTCTGTCTGCTCGTCAAGTCAGCAATGATACCTTTGCAATCAGTGACTGGGAACTCAACCAG GTGTCCGCTGTGGGAGTCATCAGAGGATTTTTTCCCTTTGTGACCAACATCCAGTACTCTGTGGATGACATGACTGGTCCACCTTTAAATGTGAAGCAGTGGGTTAATACAGAG GACTGTGCACTGATGACATTTGCTTCTCCTGGAACATATGTGAAGGTTACAGGAAATCTACGCAGTTTCAGC ggtcaaaggtcattgCTGTCAATAAATATCCGTTGCATCAAGGACCTGAATGAGATCACATCCCACATGTTGGAAGTGGTGCAAGCCCATATGCAGCTTTTTGGAAAG GTGCTCGACGTGAATATGAATACCACTCTTTCCTCGCTGCCTGGAAGGTGCAGTGGTGGAAATCCTGACGGCATTTTACCAAATGGATTGTCCTCCATCCAGGGCCAG GTGTTGCATGTAATCAGGAATTTCCCTGACCGTGATGATGGCATCAGTTTCCATGACCTGAAGACACAGCTGGACTACCTCAGTATGATTGACATCAG ATCTTCTTTGGCTTTTCTCATAAATGAAGGCCATGTCTTCTCTACCATCGATGAGCATCATTTTAAGTCAACAGAACCTTAG
- the LOC120785990 gene encoding replication protein A 32 kDa subunit-like isoform X2 yields MWNQVCSQSTDGIISHKAVVSKKSTLQILPCTVSQLLSARQVSNDTFAISDWELNQVSAVGVIRGFFPFVTNIQYSVDDMTGPPLNVKQWVNTEDCALMTFASPGTYVKVTGNLRSFSGQRSLLSINIRCIKDLNEITSHMLEVVQAHMQLFGKVLDVNMNTTLSSLPGRCSGGNPDGILPNGLSSIQGQVLHVIRNFPDRDDGISFHDLKTQLDYLSMIDIRSSLAFLINEGHVFSTIDEHHFKSTEP; encoded by the exons atgtgGAACCAAG TTTGCAGTCAGTCTACTGATGGAATCATTAGCCACAAAGCAGTGGTATCaaag AAATCAACTCTTCAGATTTTGCCTTGCACAGTGTCTCAGCTTCTGTCTGCTCGTCAAGTCAGCAATGATACCTTTGCAATCAGTGACTGGGAACTCAACCAG GTGTCCGCTGTGGGAGTCATCAGAGGATTTTTTCCCTTTGTGACCAACATCCAGTACTCTGTGGATGACATGACTGGTCCACCTTTAAATGTGAAGCAGTGGGTTAATACAGAG GACTGTGCACTGATGACATTTGCTTCTCCTGGAACATATGTGAAGGTTACAGGAAATCTACGCAGTTTCAGC ggtcaaaggtcattgCTGTCAATAAATATCCGTTGCATCAAGGACCTGAATGAGATCACATCCCACATGTTGGAAGTGGTGCAAGCCCATATGCAGCTTTTTGGAAAG GTGCTCGACGTGAATATGAATACCACTCTTTCCTCGCTGCCTGGAAGGTGCAGTGGTGGAAATCCTGACGGCATTTTACCAAATGGATTGTCCTCCATCCAGGGCCAG GTGTTGCATGTAATCAGGAATTTCCCTGACCGTGATGATGGCATCAGTTTCCATGACCTGAAGACACAGCTGGACTACCTCAGTATGATTGACATCAG ATCTTCTTTGGCTTTTCTCATAAATGAAGGCCATGTCTTCTCTACCATCGATGAGCATCATTTTAAGTCAACAGAACCTTAG